Proteins encoded by one window of Pristiophorus japonicus isolate sPriJap1 chromosome 17, sPriJap1.hap1, whole genome shotgun sequence:
- the rassf5 gene encoding ras association domain-containing protein 5 isoform X5, with translation MRLNVDGTYTGFIKVHLKLRRPVTVPAGIRPQSIYDVLKEVNPAEITDKRTSFYLPLDAIKQLHISSGTTVNEVITGLLKKFMVIDNPQKFALFYQTKKGNDVHLQKLKENEHPLLIRLLAGPDTNASSFALKENETGEVEWDAFSVPELQNFLIILEKEEKERIQQVQQKYVTFRQKLEQTLKVVGKPG, from the exons ATGCGCTTG AATGTTGATGGCACATACACAGGGTTCATCAAAGTTCATCTCAAACTACGCCGCCCTGTCACTGTCCCAGCAGGCATAAGACCACAATCAATCTACGATGTTTTGAAGGAAGTGAATCCAGCAGAAATTACAGACAAACGAACATCATTTTACCTGCCACTGGACGCAATCAAACAGCTTCACATCAGTAGTGGAACCACTGTTAATGAAGTGATCACAGGCCTGCTAAAAAAGTTCATGGTGATTGATAACCCTCAAAAATTTGCTCTCTTCTACCAGACAAAAAAAGGCAATGATG tgcACCTGCAGAAACTTAAAGAAAATGAACATCCCCTTTTAATCCGTCTTTTGGCTGGCCCAGACACAAATGCCTCAAGTTTTGCATTGAAGGAGAATGAAACCGGGGAAGTTGAG TGGGATGCCTTTAGTGTGCCGGAATTGCAAAATTTTCTCATTATATTGGAGAAAGAGGAAAAGGAACGGATCCAGCAGGTGCAGCAGAAATACGTCACATTTCGTCAAAAGCTGGAGCAGACCTTGAAGGTGGTTGGGAAGCCTGGATAA